Proteins found in one Acinetobacter sp. XH1741 genomic segment:
- a CDS encoding alpha/beta hydrolase, with amino-acid sequence MTHSVIVPGVGGSEHQHWQSWLQRQLVSSSRVEQKNWDRPVLSEWIEQFVKTVQAVQAPVQIVAHSFGCLTSVAALTEHPELQVQVKKLILVAPANPARFGEAGFARHSLTDYKDYFHQLKINVPTTLLISENDPWLDFFDALQLAKAWQLNPINLGQVGHINVASGFGPFPDLLNYLLPEDSMCSHSSIDPVKTHFSLKFA; translated from the coding sequence ATGACTCACTCTGTAATTGTTCCAGGTGTAGGTGGAAGTGAACATCAACATTGGCAATCTTGGTTGCAGCGTCAACTCGTGTCTAGTTCTCGTGTTGAGCAAAAAAACTGGGATAGACCCGTATTAAGTGAATGGATTGAGCAATTCGTAAAAACAGTTCAAGCAGTACAAGCACCCGTACAAATTGTTGCGCATAGTTTCGGTTGCTTAACAAGTGTTGCTGCTTTGACTGAACATCCTGAGTTACAAGTTCAAGTTAAAAAGTTAATTTTGGTTGCTCCTGCAAATCCGGCACGTTTTGGTGAAGCAGGTTTTGCCCGCCATAGCTTGACTGACTACAAAGATTATTTTCATCAGTTAAAAATTAATGTGCCGACAACACTACTCATTAGTGAAAATGATCCATGGCTCGATTTTTTCGATGCATTACAACTTGCGAAAGCTTGGCAACTAAACCCAATTAATCTTGGACAAGTCGGTCATATTAATGTTGCTTCGGGTTTTGGCCCATTCCCTGACTTACTGAACTATCTACTTCCTGAAGACTCGATGTGTAGCCACTCATCTATTGATCCGGTAAAGACACATTTCTCTTTGAAATTTGCTTAA
- the tmk gene encoding dTMP kinase, translated as MFISFEGTEGVGKTTLIRKIHQHFEEQGKQVVLTREPGGTPLAEQIRSMLLAVNHDENMSHDTELLLIYAARAQHLQQVILPALESNKIVLSDRFTDASFAYQCSGRGLSQDKLQLLNQNFVSRMPEVTFWLDAPIELGMNRARERGALDRFEQEKLSFFAKVREGYETLWKAEPERIKRLDATQSPDQVFEQALQYLR; from the coding sequence ATGTTTATTAGCTTTGAAGGCACGGAAGGGGTAGGTAAAACTACACTCATTCGAAAAATTCATCAGCATTTTGAAGAGCAAGGTAAACAAGTTGTTTTAACCCGTGAACCGGGTGGTACACCATTAGCAGAACAAATACGTTCGATGCTTTTGGCAGTAAATCATGATGAAAATATGAGTCATGATACTGAACTACTTTTAATTTATGCGGCACGAGCTCAACATTTACAACAAGTCATCTTACCGGCTTTAGAGTCTAATAAAATTGTTTTAAGTGATCGCTTTACCGATGCAAGCTTTGCTTACCAATGTTCTGGTCGTGGTTTAAGCCAAGATAAGTTACAGCTTTTAAATCAAAACTTTGTTTCACGTATGCCAGAGGTGACTTTCTGGTTGGATGCACCGATTGAACTTGGTATGAACCGTGCACGTGAACGTGGCGCTTTAGACCGTTTTGAACAAGAAAAGTTAAGCTTTTTCGCTAAAGTTCGCGAAGGTTATGAAACCTTATGGAAAGCTGAACCTGAACGTATTAAACGTTTAGATGCTACGCAAAGCCCAGATCAGGTGTTTGAGCAAGCATTGCAATATTTAAGATAA
- the pabC gene encoding aminodeoxychorismate lyase: protein MWCFKNGQPVETIPLLDRAFHYGDGCFTTIRVFQNKIELKERHWDRLKLACQKLSLTANFELIEQSLQQLQKQNLVLNGTLKIVISRGEGDRGYSLPKHEADIYIWFYPKALEQFQPDTIKCGVLNQALGLTMPSLVGLKSLNRLEQVLLKKEADQQGWAEALVSDVQGYIVEGVSSNCFIRLNDRWITPELRYNGVHGVMRAEILARMQHYGIACEVGIIELDEVSQIQSLFFCNALHPMRVVTQIGEQTLDSQACLNLFHTLNLNQIH, encoded by the coding sequence ATGTGGTGTTTTAAAAATGGGCAACCTGTTGAGACCATACCTTTACTAGACCGAGCATTTCATTATGGCGATGGATGCTTTACCACAATTCGTGTTTTTCAAAATAAGATTGAGCTTAAAGAAAGACACTGGGACCGTTTAAAACTTGCCTGTCAAAAACTCTCTTTGACTGCGAACTTTGAATTAATAGAACAGAGCCTACAGCAGTTACAAAAGCAGAACCTTGTGCTTAACGGTACTTTAAAAATCGTGATTAGCCGAGGTGAAGGCGACCGCGGTTATAGTTTGCCAAAACATGAAGCGGATATTTATATCTGGTTCTATCCAAAAGCATTAGAGCAGTTCCAACCAGATACGATCAAGTGTGGTGTCTTAAATCAGGCCTTGGGTTTAACCATGCCAAGTTTGGTTGGACTTAAATCTTTAAATCGTCTTGAGCAGGTACTGCTAAAAAAAGAAGCAGATCAACAAGGTTGGGCAGAAGCATTAGTATCTGATGTACAAGGTTATATTGTTGAAGGGGTAAGTAGTAATTGTTTTATTCGTTTAAATGATAGATGGATTACACCGGAACTTCGCTATAATGGCGTCCACGGTGTGATGCGTGCAGAAATTTTAGCGCGTATGCAACACTATGGAATTGCCTGCGAAGTCGGAATAATTGAATTAGATGAAGTGTCACAAATACAAAGTCTATTCTTTTGTAATGCTTTACATCCAATGCGAGTAGTTACTCAAATCGGTGAACAAACTCTAGATTCACAGGCGTGCCTAAATTTATTTCATACTCTTAACTTGAATCAGATTCATTAA
- the cysT gene encoding sulfate ABC transporter permease subunit CysT, whose translation MSQRSRVLPGFGLSLGFTLAYVSFIVLIPLAAVFIKSFGIGWDGLWEILTSERILKSLQLSFSSALIAAFINVVFGLLLAWCLVRYNFPGKRLVDALVDLPFALPTAVAGIALTSLYAPTGWIGQYLEPLGIHVAYTPIGITLALVFIGIPFIVRTVQPVLSDIETELEEAASALGANRWQTITKIILPILLPALFTGFALAFARGVGEYGSVIFIAGNQPFKTEIAPLMIISRLEEYDYAGATTIAAVMLVLSFIILFAINLLQAWANRRTGRNIT comes from the coding sequence ATGTCGCAGCGATCCCGAGTGCTGCCTGGGTTTGGTCTATCTTTGGGCTTCACCCTCGCCTATGTATCTTTTATTGTGCTTATTCCATTAGCCGCAGTCTTTATCAAATCATTTGGAATCGGATGGGACGGATTATGGGAAATCTTAACGTCTGAGCGTATTTTAAAATCGCTTCAGCTTAGTTTTAGCTCAGCTTTAATTGCAGCATTTATTAATGTAGTTTTCGGGCTACTTTTAGCTTGGTGCCTAGTTCGTTATAACTTTCCCGGCAAGCGTCTAGTTGATGCTTTAGTAGACTTACCTTTTGCTCTACCCACCGCAGTTGCAGGTATTGCGCTGACTTCGCTCTATGCACCTACTGGCTGGATTGGTCAATATTTAGAACCACTTGGTATTCATGTTGCTTATACGCCAATCGGGATTACGCTAGCCCTAGTGTTTATTGGTATTCCCTTTATTGTTCGAACTGTTCAACCCGTACTCAGCGATATCGAAACCGAGCTGGAAGAAGCAGCTTCCGCACTTGGGGCAAATCGCTGGCAAACCATTACTAAAATTATTTTACCGATATTGTTACCAGCACTTTTCACTGGCTTCGCTTTAGCATTTGCGCGTGGTGTAGGTGAATATGGTTCAGTTATTTTCATTGCAGGTAATCAACCGTTTAAAACTGAAATTGCTCCGCTCATGATCATTTCTCGTCTTGAAGAATATGACTACGCAGGTGCAACAACGATTGCCGCAGTAATGTTGGTTCTCTCTTTCATTATTTTATTTGCCATTAATTTACTGCAAGCCTGGGCAAACCGTCGTACAGGGAGAAATATCACATGA
- the mltG gene encoding endolytic transglycosylase MltG → MPKPPVNAKAKNAKKKGKKTASHFPKKLVLFGCFIVLISIFAILWSSLFKAYPIEGKKQMLSITSGETYSGFIDRLGKENKIHFPIVLKLYQKFMIHDSMKAGVYEVEQGMSVRQVLEMLSNADNAQMNRILVIEGTTFKQLLTALKNDKNVKNTILDLPDDQLMKALGIPYHHPEGLFAPNTYFFAKGETDKKILTDLYHHQMKALDAAWANRAPNLPYKDKYEALIMASIVEKETSLDSELEQVSGVFVRRLKIGMRLQTDPTVIYGMGDNYNGKITREDLRTPTPYNTYTINGLPPTPIALPSQKAIEAALHPDDSNNVYFVATGNGGHKFTADLQAHNQAVQEYLSVLRSKK, encoded by the coding sequence ATGCCGAAGCCACCTGTGAACGCGAAAGCAAAAAATGCTAAAAAAAAGGGCAAGAAAACAGCATCTCATTTTCCTAAAAAGTTGGTGCTGTTTGGCTGTTTTATCGTTTTAATTTCTATTTTTGCTATTTTATGGTCAAGTTTATTTAAAGCTTATCCCATTGAAGGGAAAAAGCAGATGTTATCGATCACATCAGGTGAGACCTATTCTGGTTTTATTGATCGTTTAGGCAAAGAAAACAAAATTCATTTCCCCATTGTACTTAAGCTTTATCAAAAGTTTATGATTCATGACAGCATGAAAGCTGGTGTATATGAAGTCGAACAGGGAATGAGTGTAAGACAAGTATTAGAAATGTTGTCTAATGCTGATAATGCTCAAATGAACCGTATTTTAGTGATTGAAGGTACAACTTTTAAACAGCTTCTTACTGCACTCAAAAATGATAAAAATGTAAAAAATACAATACTAGATTTACCTGATGATCAGCTCATGAAGGCTCTAGGAATTCCTTATCATCATCCTGAAGGTTTGTTTGCACCGAACACTTATTTCTTTGCAAAGGGTGAGACTGATAAAAAAATCCTGACAGACTTATATCATCATCAAATGAAAGCCTTAGATGCAGCTTGGGCAAATCGTGCACCAAACTTACCTTATAAAGATAAGTATGAAGCGTTAATCATGGCTTCAATTGTTGAAAAAGAAACGAGTTTAGATAGTGAGCTTGAGCAAGTATCTGGTGTATTTGTACGACGTTTGAAAATTGGTATGCGTCTACAAACTGACCCAACCGTGATTTATGGGATGGGTGATAACTATAATGGTAAGATTACTCGGGAAGACTTACGTACACCAACTCCCTATAATACCTATACGATTAATGGGTTACCGCCAACTCCAATTGCTTTACCAAGTCAAAAAGCAATTGAAGCAGCATTACATCCAGATGACTCAAATAATGTTTATTTTGTGGCAACTGGTAATGGTGGTCATAAATTTACAGCAGATTTGCAGGCTCATAACCAAGCGGTACAAGAGTATTTATCCGTGTTGAGATCGAAGAAATAA
- a CDS encoding sulfate ABC transporter ATP-binding protein codes for MSIQVKNIEKHFGAFHALKNISLDFPEGELVALLGPSGCGKTTLLRIIAGLESADGGQVLLEGEDATNVHVRERQVGFVFQHYALFRHMTVFDNIAFGLRVRPRATRPSEAEIKKRVTRLLDLVQLGFLADRYPAQLSGGQRQRIALARALAVEPRVLLLDEPFGALDAKVRKELRRWLRNLHDELHITSIFVTHDQEEALEVADQIIVMNKGNVEQIGSPREVYEKPATPFVFDFLGQANRFEGEHTGGIIRIGNDRIELPTTVQAPQGKVIAFARPDELHIHSQPQANTIEATFVREVWIAGKVVAELQDRNGRLIEIALSSETAKQHAFQPNQTVWVSASQLHLFADQVA; via the coding sequence ATGAGTATTCAAGTTAAGAATATTGAAAAACACTTTGGTGCATTCCATGCGCTTAAAAATATTTCTCTAGATTTTCCAGAAGGTGAACTAGTTGCCCTTCTTGGCCCATCTGGATGCGGTAAAACAACCCTACTTCGTATTATTGCTGGCCTAGAGTCAGCCGATGGCGGTCAAGTATTACTTGAAGGTGAAGATGCAACGAACGTACATGTGCGTGAACGTCAGGTTGGTTTTGTATTTCAACACTATGCTTTATTTCGTCACATGACTGTATTTGACAATATTGCTTTTGGTTTACGTGTTCGCCCTCGTGCCACACGCCCATCTGAAGCTGAAATTAAAAAGCGTGTTACTCGTTTACTTGATCTTGTTCAACTGGGATTTTTAGCAGATCGCTACCCTGCTCAGCTTTCTGGTGGTCAACGCCAACGTATTGCTTTAGCTCGGGCACTCGCGGTAGAGCCTCGCGTATTATTACTCGATGAACCCTTTGGTGCGCTTGATGCCAAAGTTCGTAAAGAATTACGCCGCTGGTTACGCAACTTACATGATGAGTTGCATATCACTTCAATTTTCGTAACCCATGACCAAGAAGAAGCGCTTGAAGTCGCAGATCAAATCATTGTGATGAATAAAGGTAATGTTGAACAAATTGGTTCGCCACGTGAAGTCTACGAAAAACCAGCAACACCATTTGTATTTGATTTCTTGGGTCAAGCAAACCGTTTTGAAGGTGAACATACAGGCGGTATTATCCGTATCGGCAATGATCGTATCGAATTACCAACCACAGTTCAGGCACCACAAGGAAAAGTGATTGCTTTTGCCCGTCCAGATGAGTTACATATTCATTCGCAACCACAGGCAAATACAATTGAAGCGACTTTTGTACGTGAAGTCTGGATTGCTGGAAAAGTAGTGGCGGAATTACAAGATCGTAATGGACGATTAATTGAGATTGCTCTGAGCAGTGAGACTGCAAAACAACATGCATTTCAACCAAATCAAACGGTTTGGGTGAGTGCTTCTCAACTTCATCTATTTGCAGATCAAGTTGCTTAA
- the dapD gene encoding 2,3,4,5-tetrahydropyridine-2,6-dicarboxylate N-succinyltransferase, giving the protein MSQLSTIIEQAFENRANFTAADCSSEIRQAVEEAIAGLDNGTLRVAEKINGEWVVHQWLKKAVLLSFKLNDNKPIESCDLRFYDKVETKFSGWTEEQFKAAGVRVVPPAVARRGSFQAKNVVLMPSYVNIGAYVDEGTMVDTWATVGSCAQIGKNVHLSGGVGIGGVLEPLQANPTIIEDNCFIGARSEIVEGVIVEEGSVISMGVFIGQSTKIYDRETGEIHYGRVPAGSVVVSGSLPSKCGTYSLYAAIIVKKVDAQTRSKTSLNDLLRAD; this is encoded by the coding sequence ATGTCTCAGCTTTCTACGATCATTGAGCAAGCATTCGAAAACCGCGCAAACTTTACTGCGGCAGATTGCTCAAGCGAAATTCGCCAAGCTGTTGAAGAAGCAATTGCTGGATTAGATAACGGTACACTTCGTGTTGCAGAAAAAATCAATGGTGAATGGGTTGTTCATCAATGGTTAAAAAAAGCTGTTTTATTATCATTTAAACTAAATGACAATAAACCAATCGAGTCATGTGATCTTCGTTTCTACGACAAAGTTGAAACTAAATTTTCTGGCTGGACTGAAGAGCAATTTAAAGCAGCAGGTGTTCGTGTTGTTCCTCCTGCTGTTGCTCGTCGTGGTAGTTTCCAAGCTAAAAATGTGGTGTTAATGCCATCTTATGTCAACATTGGTGCTTATGTAGATGAAGGCACAATGGTTGATACATGGGCAACTGTAGGTTCATGCGCTCAAATCGGTAAAAACGTTCATTTGTCTGGCGGTGTAGGTATCGGTGGTGTTTTAGAGCCATTACAAGCAAACCCAACTATTATTGAAGACAACTGTTTTATCGGTGCGCGTTCTGAAATCGTTGAAGGCGTTATTGTTGAAGAAGGTTCAGTCATTTCAATGGGCGTTTTCATTGGTCAATCAACTAAGATTTATGACCGTGAGACTGGCGAAATCCATTATGGCCGTGTACCAGCAGGTTCAGTAGTAGTTTCAGGCAGCTTGCCATCTAAATGTGGTACTTACAGCTTATACGCTGCAATTATTGTGAAAAAAGTTGATGCGCAAACACGTTCAAAAACAAGTTTGAACGATTTGTTACGCGCTGACTAA
- a CDS encoding sulfate ABC transporter substrate-binding protein — protein sequence MRFSQLKVGVIAALLSVSSFAAQEFLNVSYDPTRELYTDFNKQFGTYWKQRTGQDIQFKQSHGGSGKQARAVIDGLNADVVTLALAADIDEIAEKAKLLPTDWQKKLPQNSTPYTSTIVFLVRKGNPKQIKDWGDLIKPGVEIITPNPKTSGGARWNYLAAWAWAKHQPGGNDAKAQEYVRQIYKHTKVLDSGARGATTTFAERGIGDVLLAWENEAHLAVREQPGKFEIITPSLSILAEPPVAVVEKNAAKKGNLTIAKGYLNYLYSPAGQEIAARNFYRPRNAAVLKKYSNVFKPLKLVTIDKEFGGWTKVQKQHFDNGGVFDQIVKINSAEK from the coding sequence ATGCGTTTTTCTCAATTAAAAGTTGGGGTTATTGCTGCGCTTCTTTCTGTTTCATCATTTGCAGCTCAAGAGTTCTTAAACGTTTCTTACGATCCAACTCGTGAGTTATATACAGATTTCAATAAACAGTTCGGTACTTACTGGAAACAACGTACTGGACAAGATATTCAGTTTAAACAATCACACGGCGGTTCTGGTAAACAGGCTCGTGCTGTTATCGATGGTTTAAATGCTGACGTTGTGACATTAGCGCTTGCTGCTGATATTGATGAAATTGCTGAAAAAGCAAAATTGCTTCCAACTGACTGGCAAAAAAAGTTACCGCAGAACTCTACTCCGTACACTTCAACAATCGTGTTTTTGGTACGTAAAGGTAACCCTAAACAAATTAAAGACTGGGGAGATTTAATCAAACCAGGTGTAGAAATTATTACGCCAAACCCGAAAACTTCTGGTGGTGCTCGCTGGAACTACCTTGCTGCTTGGGCTTGGGCAAAACATCAACCAGGTGGTAACGATGCAAAAGCACAAGAATACGTCCGCCAAATTTATAAGCATACTAAAGTTCTAGATTCGGGTGCACGCGGCGCAACCACGACTTTTGCTGAACGTGGCATTGGTGATGTGTTACTCGCTTGGGAAAATGAAGCTCACTTAGCGGTTCGCGAACAACCGGGCAAATTTGAAATTATTACCCCGTCTCTTTCGATTTTAGCTGAACCACCAGTTGCTGTTGTTGAGAAAAATGCTGCCAAAAAAGGCAACCTCACAATCGCTAAAGGTTATCTCAACTACTTGTATTCACCTGCTGGCCAAGAAATTGCAGCACGTAACTTCTACCGCCCTCGTAATGCGGCTGTACTCAAGAAATACAGCAATGTATTTAAGCCATTGAAGCTTGTAACCATTGATAAAGAATTTGGTGGTTGGACAAAAGTGCAAAAACAACACTTTGATAATGGTGGTGTTTTCGATCAAATCGTGAAAATCAACAGTGCAGAGAAGTAA
- a CDS encoding CysB family HTH-type transcriptional regulator: protein MNFQQLRIIRETVRQNFNLTEASAALYTSQSGVSKHIKDLEDELGVQLFVRKGKRLLGLTEPGQSLLSIVERMLVDAENIKRLADDFNKVDEGTLTIATTHTQARYVLPPIVNQFKKLFPKVHLILQQASPVEISEMLLQGEADIGIATESLTTEENLASIPYYQWQHSIITPQNHPLVQADKITLDLLAEYPLITYHGGFTGRSKIDKAFEEAHLDADIVMSALDADVIKTYVELGMGVGIVNDVAYDAERDYRLKQIKTDIFGVNTTWIAVRKGHLLRGYGYEFVSLCSPDADIKALKKIAYPDE from the coding sequence ATGAACTTTCAACAATTAAGAATTATCCGAGAAACAGTACGCCAAAACTTTAACTTAACGGAAGCATCTGCCGCGTTATACACATCTCAATCAGGTGTAAGTAAACATATTAAAGATTTAGAAGATGAGTTAGGTGTACAACTTTTTGTTCGTAAAGGTAAACGCCTTCTTGGTTTAACTGAGCCAGGTCAATCGCTATTAAGTATTGTTGAACGCATGCTTGTGGATGCGGAAAATATTAAGCGCCTTGCCGATGACTTTAATAAAGTCGATGAAGGTACACTTACGATTGCAACAACGCATACTCAAGCACGTTATGTACTACCTCCAATTGTTAATCAATTTAAGAAGTTATTCCCTAAAGTACATTTGATTTTGCAACAAGCAAGCCCGGTCGAAATCTCAGAGATGCTCTTACAAGGTGAAGCGGATATCGGTATTGCGACAGAGTCTTTAACGACTGAGGAAAACTTAGCAAGCATTCCATACTATCAATGGCAGCACAGTATTATTACACCGCAAAATCATCCTTTAGTGCAGGCGGACAAGATTACTCTAGATCTTTTAGCTGAATATCCACTCATTACGTATCATGGTGGTTTTACAGGCCGTTCTAAAATTGATAAAGCCTTTGAAGAAGCTCATCTCGATGCAGATATCGTTATGTCTGCTCTTGATGCTGATGTCATTAAAACCTATGTTGAACTTGGCATGGGCGTCGGAATTGTCAATGACGTGGCTTACGATGCAGAACGTGATTATCGCTTAAAGCAAATTAAAACTGATATTTTTGGCGTTAACACCACATGGATTGCTGTGCGTAAAGGTCATCTATTACGTGGTTACGGATATGAGTTTGTTTCTTTATGCTCACCTGATGCAGACATTAAAGCACTGAAAAAAATTGCTTACCCAGATGAATAA
- the cysW gene encoding sulfate ABC transporter permease subunit CysW codes for MNLHTDSNALALKLQSRDATREPTWVRYILITIALIFFLSCLMLPLILVFVEAFKQGLEVYVQALIDPDTLSAVKLTLLTAAIAVPINVIFGVAAAWAVSKFQFKGKAILTTIIDMPFSVSPVIAGLMIVLIFGAQGWLGGWLMDHDIKILYAVPGIVLATIFITVPFVARELIPLMEAQGTEEEEAAIVLGASGWQTFWKVTLPNIKWGLIYGVILCNARAMGEFGAVSVVSGHIRGETNTLPLHVEILYNEYTFSAAFAVSSLLAFLALLTLVLKTWLEIHQDKPQSHSTDS; via the coding sequence ATGAACCTACATACCGACAGCAATGCACTTGCCTTGAAGTTGCAATCTCGTGACGCAACACGTGAACCAACTTGGGTACGCTATATCCTAATTACCATTGCGCTGATTTTCTTTCTTAGTTGCCTAATGCTGCCTCTTATTCTGGTTTTTGTAGAAGCATTTAAACAAGGTCTTGAAGTCTATGTGCAGGCATTAATTGACCCAGATACATTGTCAGCAGTGAAGTTAACATTATTAACCGCAGCTATTGCTGTTCCGATTAACGTGATATTTGGTGTAGCCGCTGCATGGGCTGTTTCTAAGTTTCAGTTTAAAGGCAAAGCTATTTTAACCACCATTATTGATATGCCTTTTTCAGTTTCACCTGTTATTGCAGGTTTAATGATTGTACTGATTTTTGGTGCTCAAGGCTGGTTAGGCGGCTGGTTAATGGACCATGACATTAAGATTTTATATGCCGTGCCCGGAATTGTTTTAGCGACCATCTTTATTACCGTTCCTTTTGTTGCACGTGAGTTAATTCCCCTTATGGAGGCTCAAGGAACAGAGGAAGAGGAAGCCGCGATTGTACTGGGTGCATCGGGTTGGCAAACCTTCTGGAAAGTCACTTTGCCTAACATTAAATGGGGTTTGATTTACGGCGTGATTCTATGTAATGCCCGTGCAATGGGTGAGTTTGGTGCAGTCTCTGTAGTTTCCGGTCATATCCGTGGTGAAACTAATACGCTGCCACTTCATGTCGAGATTTTATATAACGAGTACACCTTTAGTGCAGCCTTTGCCGTGTCCTCATTACTTGCTTTTTTAGCGCTATTAACACTGGTATTGAAAACTTGGTTAGAGATACATCAAGACAAGCCACAATCGCATTCAACTGATTCGTAA
- the carO gene encoding ornithine uptake porin CarO type 1, with product MKVLRVLVTTTALLAAGAAMADEAVVHDSYAFDKNQLIPVGVRAEVGTTGYGGALLWQANPYVGLALGYNGGDISWRDDVSVNGTKYDLDMDNNNVYLNAEIRPWGASTNRWAQGLYIAAGAAYLDNDYDLAKRIGNGGTLTIDGNNYQQAVAGQEGGVRGKMKYDNDIAPYVGLGFAPKINKNWGVFGEVGAYYTGNPTVQLTQYNLAPVNGNTTLPQDAVDKEANKIRNDDKYKWLPVGKVGVNFYW from the coding sequence ATGAAAGTATTACGTGTTTTAGTGACAACTACAGCTTTACTTGCTGCTGGTGCTGCAATGGCAGATGAAGCTGTTGTTCATGACAGTTATGCATTCGATAAAAACCAATTAATTCCAGTAGGTGTTCGTGCTGAAGTAGGTACTACAGGTTACGGTGGTGCTTTATTATGGCAAGCAAACCCATATGTTGGTTTGGCATTGGGTTACAACGGTGGTGACATTTCTTGGCGTGATGATGTGTCAGTGAATGGCACTAAGTACGACTTAGATATGGATAATAACAACGTTTATTTAAATGCTGAGATTCGTCCATGGGGTGCAAGCACTAACCGTTGGGCACAAGGTTTATATATCGCCGCTGGTGCTGCTTACTTAGACAATGATTATGATTTAGCCAAACGTATTGGTAATGGTGGAACATTAACAATCGATGGTAATAATTATCAGCAAGCAGTTGCCGGTCAAGAAGGCGGTGTACGCGGTAAAATGAAGTATGATAATGATATCGCTCCTTATGTAGGTTTAGGTTTTGCACCTAAAATCAATAAAAACTGGGGCGTATTTGGTGAAGTAGGTGCTTACTATACTGGTAATCCAACAGTTCAGTTAACGCAATATAATCTTGCTCCTGTAAATGGTAATACTACGCTTCCACAAGATGCTGTTGATAAAGAAGCAAACAAAATCCGTAACGATGATAAATACAAATGGTTACCGGTTGGTAAAGTTGGTGTGAACTTCTACTGGTAA
- a CDS encoding PaaI family thioesterase — protein sequence MKSSKEEIVEFLKKEFPPSLEHCTIESVTPKAAVVYYHVDQRHQRPGGTISGPTMMTLADFALYIAILGEIGIIGLAVTTNFNINFLRKPAGDKDLRSECKLMKVGKSLVVGEVWIYSVGLDEPVAHVTATYSIPPRS from the coding sequence ATGAAAAGTTCAAAAGAAGAAATCGTAGAGTTTCTTAAAAAGGAATTTCCGCCAAGTCTTGAACATTGTACGATTGAATCAGTCACGCCTAAGGCTGCTGTCGTTTACTATCATGTCGATCAAAGACATCAACGTCCGGGTGGTACCATATCTGGCCCAACCATGATGACTTTGGCAGACTTTGCTTTGTATATTGCAATACTCGGTGAAATCGGAATTATTGGTTTAGCCGTAACCACTAACTTTAATATTAATTTTTTAAGAAAACCCGCAGGTGATAAAGACCTACGTAGTGAATGTAAACTCATGAAAGTAGGAAAGAGCCTAGTCGTTGGTGAGGTTTGGATTTATTCGGTTGGGCTAGATGAACCCGTGGCACATGTGACTGCGACGTATTCAATTCCACCTCGATCATAA